A single genomic interval of Selenobaculum gibii harbors:
- a CDS encoding methionine ABC transporter permease produces MSQDMIMLLAKGLWETTYMVCVSSLISALIGIPLGVILVTTDKGHILENLSFNRILGAVVNAARSTPFIILMVAIIPLTRIIVGTSIGTEAAMVPLTLAAIPFVGRIIETSLKEVEHGLIEAAQSMGATPYQIITRVMIPEAMPSIVSGITITVINLINYSAMAGAIGGGGLGDLAIRYGYQRFRGDVMLTTVIILIIQVQLVQSIGDYVANKLNKR; encoded by the coding sequence ATGTCGCAGGACATGATAATGCTATTAGCTAAAGGGTTATGGGAAACGACGTACATGGTCTGTGTATCCTCGCTTATTTCCGCATTGATTGGAATTCCGTTAGGGGTTATTCTCGTTACTACAGATAAGGGGCATATTTTAGAAAATTTATCCTTTAATCGAATTTTAGGTGCAGTGGTAAATGCTGCACGATCAACGCCATTCATTATTTTAATGGTTGCAATTATTCCATTGACTAGAATCATTGTAGGTACTTCTATTGGTACGGAGGCGGCTATGGTTCCGCTTACGTTGGCGGCAATTCCGTTTGTGGGTCGTATTATTGAAACTTCATTAAAAGAGGTTGAACATGGATTGATTGAAGCGGCGCAATCAATGGGGGCAACACCTTATCAAATTATTACGCGGGTGATGATTCCGGAGGCAATGCCATCTATTGTTTCGGGAATTACGATTACCGTGATTAACTTGATTAACTATTCTGCGATGGCTGGTGCAATCGGCGGCGGCGGACTCGGAGATTTAGCAATTCGTTACGGCTATCAACGGTTCCGTGGAGACGTGATGTTAACTACAGTTATTATTTTGATTATTCAAGTACAGTTGGTACAATCTATTGGGGATTATGTGGCAAATAAATTAAATAAACGTTAA
- a CDS encoding MetQ/NlpA family ABC transporter substrate-binding protein, with protein sequence MKKITLLLVSLLMVVMAVAGCGTNAPAADKAADNKVLKVGATAVPHAEILEVVKPILEKEGIKLEIVEFSDYVQPNLAVSDKELDANFFQHTPYLEKFCAERNLKLVNVAGVHLEPMGIYSKNIKNIADTKDGAKVGIPNDPTNGGRALALLANAGLITLKDGVGIHATVPDITANPKNLKINELEAAQLPRSLDDLDLAVINTNYALEANLVPEKDALFIERNDSPYVNILVARAGDENRPEIQKLAAALKSEEVKKFINEKYKGAILPAF encoded by the coding sequence ATGAAAAAAATCACATTACTTTTGGTTTCGTTACTTATGGTTGTTATGGCTGTAGCGGGCTGTGGCACAAATGCACCTGCAGCAGATAAAGCGGCGGACAACAAGGTATTAAAAGTTGGCGCGACAGCGGTTCCGCATGCGGAAATTCTTGAGGTGGTAAAACCTATCTTAGAAAAGGAAGGCATTAAATTAGAAATCGTTGAGTTTAGCGATTATGTACAACCAAACTTAGCTGTTTCTGATAAGGAATTAGATGCAAACTTCTTCCAACATACACCTTATCTTGAAAAATTCTGTGCGGAACGCAATTTAAAATTAGTAAATGTTGCCGGTGTTCATCTTGAGCCAATGGGCATTTATTCAAAAAATATTAAAAATATTGCAGATACAAAAGATGGTGCTAAAGTAGGCATTCCAAATGACCCTACAAATGGCGGTCGTGCATTAGCACTACTTGCTAATGCAGGTTTAATTACATTAAAAGATGGCGTTGGCATTCATGCAACTGTACCAGATATCACTGCAAATCCGAAAAACTTAAAAATCAATGAACTTGAAGCAGCACAATTGCCTCGTTCACTTGATGATTTAGATCTTGCTGTAATCAATACAAATTATGCACTTGAAGCAAACCTTGTACCGGAAAAAGACGCATTATTTATTGAACGAAATGATTCTCCTTATGTAAATATTTTAGTAGCACGTGCTGGGGATGAAAATCGTCCAGAAATTCAAAAGCTAGCAGCTGCTTTAAAATCCGAAGAAGTGAAAAAATTTATCAATGAAAAATATAAAGGGGCTATATTGCCTGCATTCTAA
- a CDS encoding L-asparaginase family protein — translation MYKEVKGIVVEGLARGNVNSTVKAGIICGIPVVLATRVHSGRVLDTYGYDSGVKSFKDSGVILAGELTGQKARLKLMVALGITNDMKKLARCFDS, via the coding sequence ATATATAAAGAGGTAAAAGGTATAGTTGTCGAAGGTCTGGCCAGAGGGAATGTTAATTCGACAGTAAAGGCTGGCATCATTTGTGGGATTCCTGTTGTTCTTGCAACGAGAGTTCATAGTGGTAGAGTACTAGACACTTATGGTTATGATAGTGGTGTAAAATCATTTAAAGACTCTGGTGTTATTTTAGCTGGAGAGTTAACTGGTCAAAAAGCACGTCTAAAGTTAATGGTTGCTTTAGGTATAACAAATGATATGAAAAAGTTGGCAAGATGTTTTGACAGCTAA
- a CDS encoding type III PLP-dependent enzyme, whose translation MNSFRLTKNAMHQLATEYTTPLLVISLEQIEYNYRFLAKYLPRVKVFYAVKANPNDDIVKKAAELGSYFDVASDGEMLQLTRLGIGANRMVYANPYKTPKGLAVANRTGVNKFTFDSESEIYKMAKAVPGGTVLLRVRVDNPKALVDLNKKFGAAVEDVPRLLRIARDQGLDVGGLCFHVGSQSPTAEAHIEALHIVRNLFDNAQKEGFNLRILDIGGGLPIPTLDANIDLAEIAEDINIALEKLFPDTEIWAEPGRFICGTAVNLITSVIGTQERNHQKWYFLDDGLYGSFSGVIFDHWEYELEPFKEGELYPSTVAGPSCDSLDVLYRDRMMPKLEIGDLLLTANCGAYTSASATEFNGFAKTPMIIWEDVKNKIK comes from the coding sequence ATGAACAGTTTTCGACTAACTAAAAATGCCATGCACCAATTGGCAACGGAGTATACAACTCCATTATTGGTAATATCTTTAGAGCAGATTGAGTATAATTATCGATTTTTGGCTAAATATTTGCCTCGAGTAAAAGTTTTTTATGCGGTAAAGGCAAATCCAAATGATGATATCGTCAAGAAGGCTGCTGAATTAGGGTCTTATTTTGATGTTGCATCTGATGGAGAAATGTTGCAATTAACTAGATTAGGTATTGGTGCGAACCGTATGGTATATGCGAATCCTTATAAGACACCAAAAGGGCTTGCAGTAGCGAATCGTACGGGAGTGAATAAATTTACGTTTGACAGTGAAAGTGAAATCTATAAGATGGCAAAGGCAGTTCCGGGAGGAACGGTGCTTTTACGTGTCAGAGTAGATAATCCGAAAGCATTAGTCGATTTAAATAAAAAATTTGGAGCCGCGGTGGAAGATGTGCCGCGTTTATTGAGGATAGCACGCGATCAAGGTCTTGATGTTGGAGGACTTTGCTTCCATGTTGGAAGTCAATCACCAACTGCAGAAGCGCATATAGAGGCACTTCATATTGTGAGAAATTTATTTGATAATGCACAAAAGGAAGGTTTTAATCTTAGAATTCTAGACATTGGTGGAGGCCTTCCAATTCCAACATTAGATGCAAATATAGACCTTGCTGAAATAGCGGAAGATATAAATATAGCTTTGGAAAAATTATTTCCAGATACGGAAATATGGGCTGAACCTGGTCGTTTTATTTGTGGCACAGCGGTCAACTTAATTACTAGTGTGATTGGAACGCAGGAGCGTAATCATCAGAAATGGTATTTCCTTGATGATGGTCTTTATGGTAGTTTTTCTGGTGTGATTTTTGATCATTGGGAATATGAACTAGAGCCCTTTAAAGAAGGTGAATTATATCCATCTACAGTAGCTGGTCCAAGCTGCGATTCATTGGATGTGTTATATAGGGATAGAATGATGCCTAAACTAGAAATAGGAGACTTGTTGTTAACTGCAAATTGTGGGGCATATACTTCGGCATCTGCTACAGAATTTAATGGATTTGCAAAAACTCCAATGATAATTTGGGAAGATGTTAAAAATAAAATAAAGTAA
- a CDS encoding sensor histidine kinase: MCDLDEKTLDNIIKETIHAMENGKTQIFEIYEAACNEVKNVKKDIEELKKMAEEIINKVDDHEKKERLARMKLAQVSCNFKLYNETDIKICYEEARQIQIQVAVLREQEQSMRKKRDEMEIRLKQLMGTVEKAKQLVSQVGVVLGYLSAQMGAVATKMEEMNQEKLLGATIIKAQEDERLRISREIHDGPAQMMANVVYRTDICERLLAMDTEKVREELHDLKAQVRNCLTETRKIIFDLRPMGLDDLGLVATIFHFLEKFEERNHLIVDFNVIGEEVRLARHIEIGVFRVVQEGINNIHKHAQVDQAKLVVEFHHEYLSITVEDEGIGFNEDDVDVHEGECYGLLGMKERISLLKGRLTIISKAFEGTKLRILIPLVDKE; encoded by the coding sequence ATGTGTGATCTGGATGAAAAAACATTAGATAATATTATAAAAGAAACAATTCACGCAATGGAAAATGGAAAGACACAAATCTTTGAAATTTATGAAGCGGCTTGCAATGAAGTAAAAAATGTTAAAAAAGACATTGAAGAGTTAAAAAAAATGGCAGAAGAGATTATTAATAAAGTTGATGATCATGAAAAAAAAGAACGCCTTGCTAGAATGAAATTAGCACAGGTAAGCTGTAATTTTAAGCTTTATAATGAAACGGATATAAAAATATGTTATGAAGAAGCCAGACAAATTCAAATTCAGGTGGCTGTTCTACGAGAGCAAGAACAAAGTATGCGAAAAAAGCGTGATGAAATGGAAATTCGCCTTAAACAATTGATGGGAACGGTAGAAAAGGCGAAGCAGCTCGTTTCACAAGTTGGTGTGGTATTAGGATATTTAAGTGCGCAGATGGGTGCAGTTGCAACGAAAATGGAGGAAATGAATCAGGAGAAATTACTTGGTGCTACGATTATTAAAGCGCAAGAGGATGAAAGGCTGAGAATTTCGCGTGAGATTCATGATGGCCCGGCACAAATGATGGCAAACGTTGTTTATCGGACGGATATTTGTGAGCGGTTATTGGCTATGGATACAGAAAAGGTACGTGAAGAACTACATGATCTTAAGGCGCAGGTACGCAATTGCTTGACGGAAACGAGGAAGATCATTTTTGATTTACGCCCGATGGGACTGGACGATTTAGGTTTGGTAGCAACGATTTTTCACTTTTTAGAAAAGTTTGAAGAACGCAATCATCTTATTGTTGATTTTAATGTGATTGGAGAAGAGGTGCGCCTGGCAAGACATATTGAAATAGGTGTATTTCGTGTAGTTCAAGAGGGAATAAATAATATTCATAAACATGCACAAGTAGATCAAGCAAAATTGGTGGTCGAATTTCATCATGAATATTTGTCTATTACTGTTGAGGATGAAGGGATTGGTTTCAATGAAGATGATGTTGATGTGCATGAAGGAGAATGCTATGGGTTGCTTGGTATGAAAGAGCGTATTTCTTTGCTGAAGGGCAGATTAACGATTATTTCAAAAGCATTTGAAGGAACAAAATTAAGAATTTTAATCCCGTTGGTGGACAAAGAATAG
- a CDS encoding aminotransferase class I/II-fold pyridoxal phosphate-dependent enzyme — translation MKRYVEDGAVGFHTPGHKQGKGMDAEFFDLVTPLGLKTEVSLMEELDDLHEPAMCIKEAQDLAAELYNADSSYFVINGTTGAIHAMIMAAVNPGDKIIIPRNAHRSVIGGVILSGAEPIFVLPEVDIELGIAMAVSPEQIEQAIKEHPDAKAVLVVYPTYYGVASDIEKIASIVHKNKMLLLVDEAHGPHLKFSNYLPIQAIDAGADIVAQSTHKILGAMTQCSMLHARHHRIDVQKLKTMISLVQSTSPNYLLLASLDVARRQMAVEGKALLKRAVDLSIWLRNEINKIEGLYCFGEEKLGAQGAYALDITKLTVTVKGLYMTGAEAEKILRCKYKIQVELSDLYNILFILSYADGQREAETLLVALRKLAEEVKQNSTPINALACVIYPYKILTKQSPRQALFAVKREMQFHESAGCICGEMITFYPPGIPLICPGEVITQELIDYCKMMQQSGLKVVGPNDASLTTIQVVAE, via the coding sequence ATGAAACGATATGTAGAGGATGGTGCAGTTGGATTTCATACGCCGGGGCATAAGCAGGGTAAAGGAATGGATGCGGAATTTTTTGATTTAGTTACGCCACTTGGATTAAAAACCGAAGTGTCTTTAATGGAAGAGTTGGATGATTTACATGAACCGGCGATGTGTATTAAAGAAGCACAGGATTTAGCTGCTGAGCTTTATAACGCCGACTCCAGCTATTTTGTCATCAATGGAACAACAGGCGCAATTCACGCGATGATTATGGCGGCAGTAAATCCGGGAGATAAAATTATTATTCCGCGAAATGCGCACCGGTCTGTGATTGGTGGGGTCATTTTAAGCGGAGCAGAGCCGATTTTTGTTTTACCGGAAGTGGATATAGAGCTGGGAATTGCGATGGCAGTATCACCGGAGCAAATTGAGCAGGCGATAAAAGAACATCCTGATGCAAAAGCTGTATTAGTTGTGTATCCAACTTATTATGGTGTGGCTTCTGATATAGAGAAAATTGCTTCTATTGTACATAAAAATAAAATGCTGCTACTTGTAGATGAAGCGCATGGACCTCATTTAAAATTTAGTAATTATTTGCCGATACAGGCAATAGATGCGGGAGCTGATATTGTTGCGCAGAGCACACATAAGATTTTAGGAGCTATGACACAATGCTCAATGCTTCATGCACGCCATCATCGTATTGATGTGCAAAAATTGAAGACGATGATTAGTTTAGTTCAATCGACGAGCCCTAATTATTTACTTTTAGCATCTTTGGATGTAGCACGGCGGCAAATGGCGGTTGAAGGAAAAGCTTTATTAAAGCGAGCGGTTGATTTATCCATTTGGCTTAGAAATGAAATCAATAAAATTGAGGGACTTTATTGCTTTGGAGAAGAAAAACTAGGTGCGCAGGGCGCATATGCACTTGATATTACGAAGCTGACTGTCACGGTTAAGGGACTCTATATGACAGGGGCAGAGGCTGAAAAAATTTTACGCTGCAAATATAAAATCCAAGTGGAATTATCTGATTTATACAATATTTTATTTATTCTTTCCTATGCGGATGGGCAAAGAGAAGCAGAAACATTATTAGTGGCATTGCGTAAGCTGGCTGAAGAGGTAAAACAAAATTCTACCCCAATAAATGCTTTAGCCTGTGTGATTTATCCGTATAAAATTTTAACAAAACAATCACCTCGTCAAGCATTATTTGCAGTGAAGAGAGAAATGCAATTTCACGAATCAGCTGGATGTATTTGTGGGGAAATGATTACTTTTTATCCACCGGGTATTCCACTGATATGTCCAGGCGAAGTGATTACGCAGGAGTTAATAGACTATTGTAAAATGATGCAGCAGAGTGGATTAAAGGTAGTGGGTCCTAATGATGCATCGCTTACGACAATTCAGGTTGTTGCTGAATAA
- a CDS encoding nucleoside/nucleotide kinase family protein, whose product MGKIFCLMGKSSSGKDTIFKKILNELNMELKPVVTYTTRPKRNHEVEGKEYYFINEERVQSYEKSGCLIEKRIYHTVDGDWIYCTVDDGQFDLKKYSYLMIGTLEVYQSLQEFFGKRAIVPLYLHIDDGVRLERALSRERQQENPNYEEVCRRFLADSADFSNAKLVRCGIDERFENHDLRECMKRMKAFILEELKSK is encoded by the coding sequence GTGGGAAAGATATTTTGTTTGATGGGAAAAAGCAGTTCGGGAAAAGATACGATATTTAAAAAAATATTGAACGAATTGAATATGGAATTAAAACCTGTTGTCACGTATACAACACGCCCTAAAAGAAATCATGAAGTTGAAGGAAAAGAATATTATTTTATCAATGAGGAAAGAGTGCAATCATATGAAAAGAGCGGATGTTTAATAGAGAAGCGCATTTACCATACGGTAGATGGAGACTGGATTTATTGTACAGTCGATGATGGGCAGTTTGATTTAAAAAAATATAGTTATCTCATGATAGGAACACTAGAGGTATATCAAAGTCTTCAAGAATTCTTTGGGAAAAGAGCGATTGTTCCATTATATCTACATATAGATGATGGAGTTCGATTAGAGCGTGCATTATCCCGTGAACGACAGCAGGAAAATCCAAATTATGAAGAGGTATGTCGACGTTTTTTAGCAGATAGTGCAGACTTTAGTAATGCAAAGCTTGTGAGATGTGGGATTGATGAACGTTTTGAAAACCATGATTTGAGAGAATGTATGAAGCGGATGAAAGCATTTATTTTAGAAGAGCTAAAAAGCAAATAG
- a CDS encoding YaaR family protein produces the protein MKVGNMGARSSFPVGEHDANSKIGKKTSPFSSELTHSQDEISLERLNELLEKIDKQGAKLTQTPTYSELKSYRDLVKTFVGEAVSRMYTINSQTGWDRQGRQKVYTTIKKVDSVLESMTEDIRTGQATNLSIVAKQDAIRGMLVDLYM, from the coding sequence ATGAAAGTTGGTAATATGGGGGCGCGAAGTTCATTTCCTGTTGGTGAACATGATGCGAACTCTAAGATAGGGAAAAAAACGAGTCCATTTTCATCTGAACTTACGCATAGCCAAGATGAGATCTCTTTAGAGCGTTTGAATGAACTGCTTGAAAAGATCGATAAGCAAGGAGCTAAACTGACGCAAACACCGACTTATTCGGAATTAAAATCATATCGTGATTTAGTAAAAACTTTTGTTGGCGAAGCTGTATCGAGAATGTATACGATTAATTCGCAGACTGGATGGGATAGGCAAGGCAGACAAAAGGTGTATACGACGATAAAAAAAGTAGATTCTGTTTTAGAGAGTATGACAGAGGATATTCGGACTGGACAAGCTACAAATTTATCTATCGTAGCTAAGCAAGATGCAATTCGTGGTATGCTTGTCGATTTATATATGTGA
- the holB gene encoding DNA polymerase III subunit delta' has translation MNWHDVIGHEDVIAELKTIMKQGRMPHAVLFIGSEGIGKQLVARIMAASLFCEKQNGTPCGECFSCRQFFSNQHPDFFSLSPEGNSIKIEQIRQLQGEISLSPYLADKRIVIIDKAELMTVQSANSLLKTLEEPQGDVIFILLAHSRQSLLDTILSRCQVFNFQPLKVSVLAQALLSKGIDKDKVDILARLSDGSIGKALELWEKNGLQLRKQAIEVLDCIDLDDIWRVSTALSELERNRLLEVLEYLSMLWRDMLVLHEECNGELIYNIDMKEILNNKSDAWSTRRLLAALQLLSKVRMSLKSNANARLAMESFLLKLRDL, from the coding sequence ATGAATTGGCATGATGTAATCGGGCACGAAGATGTAATTGCTGAGTTAAAAACGATAATGAAGCAGGGGCGAATGCCTCACGCAGTTTTATTCATTGGGTCGGAGGGAATTGGAAAACAATTGGTTGCGAGAATTATGGCGGCGTCACTTTTTTGTGAAAAGCAAAATGGAACCCCTTGCGGAGAATGCTTTTCTTGTCGGCAGTTTTTCAGCAATCAACATCCGGACTTTTTCTCTTTATCCCCAGAGGGCAATAGTATAAAAATTGAGCAAATTCGTCAGTTGCAAGGTGAAATTTCTTTAAGTCCGTATTTAGCTGATAAACGGATTGTCATTATTGATAAAGCAGAATTAATGACGGTGCAGTCAGCGAATAGTTTATTAAAGACGTTGGAAGAACCGCAAGGTGATGTTATTTTCATTCTACTTGCACATAGTCGTCAGAGCTTGTTGGATACGATTTTATCCAGATGTCAAGTATTTAATTTTCAGCCATTAAAAGTTTCTGTATTAGCACAAGCTTTATTGTCTAAAGGCATTGATAAGGATAAAGTAGATATTCTCGCCCGATTATCAGATGGGAGCATAGGAAAAGCATTAGAACTTTGGGAAAAAAATGGACTGCAGCTTCGTAAGCAGGCTATAGAAGTTCTTGATTGTATAGATCTGGATGATATTTGGCGAGTGAGTACGGCTTTAAGTGAATTGGAGCGCAATCGCTTATTAGAGGTGTTAGAATATCTCAGTATGTTATGGCGTGATATGCTGGTATTGCATGAAGAGTGTAATGGTGAATTAATATATAACATAGATATGAAAGAAATCTTAAATAATAAAAGTGATGCATGGTCAACAAGACGGCTTTTGGCGGCGTTGCAACTACTTAGTAAAGTGCGTATGTCATTAAAGTCGAATGCAAATGCTAGACTTGCAATGGAATCATTTCTATTAAAATTAAGAGATTTATAA
- a CDS encoding PSP1 domain-containing protein: protein MQTVVGVRFKKAGKIYYFDPGELNILEMDDVIVETARGVEYGQVVIGPREVEEDQLVLPLKTVQRKATEADLAKVEENRRKEKEGFAICEKKIAAHNLPMKLIDVEYTFDVNKIIFYFTADGRIDFRDLVKDLAAVFRTRIELRQIGVRDEAKLMGGIGCCGRPLCCATFLGDFEPVSIRMAKEQNLSLNPTKISGICGRLMCCLKYENDCYCSCSCKKIVAPKQGSRVITIDGEGKVISVNNQRKTATILLDDNKTIVTSWEDVVEKD, encoded by the coding sequence GTGCAAACGGTAGTTGGTGTACGCTTTAAAAAAGCGGGTAAAATATATTATTTTGATCCTGGTGAGCTAAACATTTTAGAAATGGACGATGTCATCGTTGAAACTGCACGCGGAGTGGAATATGGTCAAGTTGTTATCGGACCGCGTGAGGTGGAAGAAGACCAATTGGTTTTACCATTAAAAACAGTACAACGAAAAGCTACAGAGGCTGACTTGGCAAAAGTAGAAGAAAACAGGCGCAAGGAAAAAGAGGGCTTTGCAATTTGTGAAAAGAAAATTGCTGCTCATAATTTGCCAATGAAATTAATTGATGTAGAGTATACGTTTGATGTAAACAAAATTATTTTCTATTTTACTGCTGATGGAAGAATTGACTTTAGAGATCTTGTTAAGGATTTAGCAGCAGTGTTTAGAACGAGAATTGAACTCAGACAAATTGGCGTTCGTGATGAAGCAAAATTGATGGGCGGTATTGGCTGTTGTGGTCGTCCGCTTTGTTGTGCTACGTTTCTTGGAGATTTTGAACCAGTATCTATTCGAATGGCAAAAGAGCAGAATTTATCGTTAAACCCGACAAAAATTTCAGGTATTTGTGGCCGTCTGATGTGCTGCTTGAAATATGAAAATGATTGTTATTGTTCATGTTCTTGCAAAAAAATTGTTGCGCCGAAACAAGGTAGTAGAGTCATTACGATAGATGGTGAAGGTAAAGTAATTTCTGTGAACAATCAACGAAAAACAGCGACGATTTTACTTGATGATAATAAAACAATTGTAACTTCGTGGGAAGATGTCGTTGAAAAGGACTGA
- a CDS encoding tRNA1(Val) (adenine(37)-N6)-methyltransferase, translating into MKRTDFLLADGERLDDLQIDGLKVIQHKDQFRFSVDAVLLSHFAHLKKKSRVLDLGTGTGVIPLLLTTRGADNITGIEINAVMADLAKRSVKYNQLEDKIKIVQWDLREIRNLFQASIFDLVVANPPYRPVKQGKISELDAVAIARHEVSATLEDVVMTARYLLNMRGRFAMVHLPERLAEIIVVMHSVGIEPKRLQFVHSKMGKMPVLVLIEGVVGARSGLIVEKPFTIYNEDGSYHKDIMEYYAR; encoded by the coding sequence TTGAAAAGGACTGATTTTCTGTTAGCAGATGGCGAACGCTTAGATGATTTGCAAATTGATGGGTTAAAGGTAATTCAACATAAAGATCAATTTCGTTTCTCTGTAGATGCAGTATTATTATCACATTTTGCGCACTTGAAGAAAAAGTCACGTGTACTAGACTTAGGGACGGGTACAGGCGTTATTCCGCTACTATTAACAACACGTGGTGCAGACAATATTACGGGAATAGAAATTAACGCTGTGATGGCTGATTTAGCCAAGCGTAGCGTTAAATACAATCAATTGGAAGACAAAATTAAAATTGTGCAGTGGGATTTACGTGAAATTCGAAATTTGTTTCAAGCCAGCATATTTGATTTAGTTGTGGCAAATCCACCGTATCGTCCCGTTAAGCAGGGGAAAATCAGTGAACTTGATGCGGTTGCTATAGCACGTCATGAGGTGTCTGCAACGCTTGAAGATGTAGTAATGACTGCGAGATATTTATTAAATATGCGTGGTCGCTTTGCAATGGTTCATTTACCGGAACGTTTAGCTGAGATTATTGTCGTAATGCATTCGGTGGGGATTGAGCCTAAACGTTTACAATTTGTGCATAGCAAAATGGGGAAGATGCCTGTTTTGGTTCTCATCGAGGGAGTTGTTGGTGCTAGGTCTGGACTAATAGTAGAAAAACCGTTTACGATTTATAATGAAGATGGTTCTTATCATAAAGACATTATGGAATATTACGCGAGATAA
- the rsmI gene encoding 16S rRNA (cytidine(1402)-2'-O)-methyltransferase, with translation MAGILYLCATPIGNLEDMTFRAVRVLGEVDFIAAEDTRHTRKLLTHFDLHTPLISYHEHNKFERGPELISMLLEGKNIAVVSDAGLPGIADPGSHLAQLAIEEGIIVMPLPGANAALSGLICSGLDTTSFLFVGFLPKTSRKRREVLESIVSSKATLLFYESPHRLKDTLKECITVLGERKAVACRELTKKFEEFVRGTLSSLQEHFQNNQPRGEFTLIIEGNTKDEEDFEQLTGEISLQDAVEQLIKQGVDKKTAMKEVAVKYKVSKRDVYQALLGK, from the coding sequence ATGGCTGGAATTTTATACTTATGTGCTACCCCGATAGGTAATTTAGAAGATATGACGTTTCGAGCAGTTAGAGTATTAGGGGAAGTGGACTTTATTGCTGCGGAGGATACGCGTCATACGAGAAAGTTATTAACACATTTTGATTTGCATACACCGCTAATTAGTTATCATGAGCATAATAAATTCGAACGAGGACCGGAATTAATTTCAATGCTCCTGGAGGGGAAAAATATCGCGGTGGTAAGTGATGCTGGATTACCGGGGATTGCAGATCCAGGCAGTCACTTAGCACAGCTTGCAATTGAAGAGGGCATTATTGTAATGCCGCTCCCGGGAGCAAATGCAGCATTGTCCGGACTTATTTGTTCTGGGCTTGATACGACAAGTTTTTTATTCGTTGGTTTTTTACCGAAGACGAGTAGAAAGCGGCGGGAAGTATTAGAGTCTATTGTATCATCAAAAGCAACATTGTTATTTTATGAATCACCACATCGATTAAAAGATACGCTAAAAGAATGTATTACTGTTTTAGGAGAGCGAAAAGCGGTTGCATGTCGGGAATTGACGAAGAAATTTGAGGAATTCGTGCGAGGAACACTTTCTTCTTTACAAGAACATTTTCAAAATAATCAGCCTCGCGGTGAATTTACTTTAATTATTGAGGGCAATACTAAAGACGAAGAAGATTTTGAACAATTAACCGGAGAGATTTCCTTACAGGATGCTGTAGAGCAATTAATAAAACAAGGTGTAGATAAGAAAACGGCGATGAAAGAGGTGGCAGTAAAGTATAAAGTTTCAAAGCGGGATGTATATCAGGCTTTATTGGGAAAATAA
- a CDS encoding AbrB/MazE/SpoVT family DNA-binding domain-containing protein, with protein sequence MKSTGIVRKVDELGRVVIPIELRRTLAIEEKDALEIYVDQDRIILRKYEPSCACVFCGNADKVTKFKGKNICSECLEAMAQPSM encoded by the coding sequence ATGAAATCAACTGGTATTGTACGTAAAGTAGACGAACTTGGAAGAGTGGTTATTCCTATCGAGTTACGCCGTACACTTGCTATTGAAGAAAAAGACGCTTTAGAAATTTATGTAGATCAAGACCGCATTATACTTCGCAAATATGAACCATCTTGCGCATGTGTTTTCTGTGGTAATGCAGATAAAGTTACAAAATTCAAAGGAAAAAACATTTGCTCTGAGTGCTTAGAAGCAATGGCTCAACCTTCCATGTAA